GATGAAAAAACAGCTTAAAAGCATGGGGTTGAGCTACGACTGGAACAGAGAACTGGCAACTGCCAGTCCGGAGTATTACAGGTGGACTCAATGGCTGTTTTTGCAGATGTATAAAAACGATTTGGCGTACAAGAAAAAATCTGCTGTCAACTGGTGTCCCAGCTGTGAAACTGTTCTGGCTAATGAGCAGGTCGTAGATGGAGAATGTGAGAGATGTGAAGCAGCAGTCGAAGATAAAGAGCTGGCCCAATGGTTTTTGAGGATCACTGATTACGCTGATCAGCTTATTGATGACCATGAGTTGCTGGAAAAGTGGCCGGACAGAGTCAAGGAAATGCAAAAAAATTGGATCGGCCGCAGTAAAGGATTGAGGATCAACTTCCCTGTTAAAGGGTTTGAAGAGGAATTGGAAGTATTTACTACCCGTCCTGACACAATTTATGGTGCAACCTATATGGTTTTGGCTCCTGAACATCCCCTTGTAGAGGACATTTTAGACAGGTCTGAGAATCAGGAGGATATTAAGGCGCGAGTAGAAGAGATGAAGGAACAGCAGGAAGAGGAAAGAACTTCGCCAAAATCAGAAAAGATAGGTGTCGACACCGGATTTAAAGCCATTAATCCTCTCAGCGGCGAAGAAATTCCGGTTTACATAGCCAACTTTGTGCTGATGGAATACGGTACTGGAGCTATAATGGCTGTTCCCGGTCATGACCAGCGAGATTATGATTTTGCCAAAAAATATGGTTTAAATATCCGTCAGGTAATAAAACCCGAAGCCGAAGATATAGAGGTCGATCTGGAAGAGGAAGCATTTACTGAAGAAGGAGTCCTGATCAATTCGGATAAATATTCGGGGCTGACCTCAAAAGAGGCATTTGCCGAGATGGCCAGAGATCTGGAGGAGGCCGGTCTGGGACAGGAAGAGGTCAATTATCGCCTCAAAGATTGGCTTATTTCCCGGCAGCGCTACTGGGGTGCTCCCATCCCCATAGTTTACTGTGATGAATGCGGCCGGGTTCCGGTTCCCGAGAAAGAGCTGCCTGTTGAGCTGCCCTACGAAGTTGAGCTGGAAGCGGGAGGAGAATCCCCCCTCAGCAGAAACAAAGATTTTCTCCATACAGATTGTCCGGAATGCGGCCAGGAAGCCAGGCGCGAGACTGATACCATGGATACATTTGTTGATTCATCCTGGTACTTTTTGCGCTATCTGGATGCTGGAAATGAAGAAGTTCCCTTTCAGAAAGATAAAGTTAATGAATGGTGCCCGGTAGATGTTTATGTCGGCGGTGTCGAACATGCCATATTACATCTCCTATATGCCCGCTTTTTTACCAAGGTTGTCAGAGATCTGGAGCTTGCCGATGTAGATGAGCCCTTCGACCATTATCTGGCCCAGGGGATGGTATTAAAAGATGGAGCTAAAATGTCAAAATCGCGGGGCAATGTGGTCGATCCTCTCGATATGCTCTCAGAATTTGGAGCAGATGCTACCAGAATGTTCATATTATTTGCCGCACCGCCCAAAAAAGATCTGGAGTGGAGTCATGAAGGTATCGAGGGCCTTTATCGCTTTATCAAAAGGGTCTGGAGGCTCGTTAAGGAGAATAAAGATATCTTAAACGGAGAATCAGCTCCCGTTTCTGACGATCAGCTGACGGCGGAAAATTTAGAAGGTGAAGATAGAGATATCCTGCGATTCATGCATAAATCTATAAAAAAGGTTACCGAAGATGTATCCGAAAGGCAGACTTTCAATACCGCCATCAGCGCTATCATGGAGCTGACCAATGAAATTAGCGATTATATTTCAGACCGGTCGCCGGAGCATATCAACGGCTCCTTGTTCAGAAAATCCGTAGAGAATTTGCTTTTGCTGCTGGCACCTTTCGCCCCTCACGTGACAGAGGAACTTTGGACCGAACTCGGGAATGAATTCAGCATTCACGAACAGAGCTGGCCGCATTACAGGGAGTCCGCGCTGGAAAAAGATGAACTGGAGATAGCGATCCAGATCAATGGTCAGGTTAGAGACCATATGATGATACCGGCGGAGATAGAAGAGGACAAACTAAAAGAAAAGGTTCTGAACAGAGATAAAGTTCAAAAGTATGTCGATAATGATGAGGTCAAAAAGATCATAGTTGTTCCAGAAAAACTGGTTAATGTGGTAGTCTGAATTAATTTTTGGCTCAAGAAGATCCTAATTTCTCTGCCCGAATAGGGGGTGATGAGCTCATGCAGGAACTGGGCAAAGTAATCGAAGCACAGGGGAGCAGAGCCACAGTTCAAATTCAGCGCAGTTCCGCCTGTAAAAGCTGTGAGCACAGCTGTGGTTTTGCCGGAGAAATAAGCGAGATCGATCAAATTGAGGTAGATGTTGCCAATCCTGTAGGTGCACAGCCAGGCGATACAGTAGCTCTGGAGATGGGAGCAAAGCAGATTTTTTTG
Above is a genomic segment from Halarsenatibacter silvermanii containing:
- the leuS gene encoding leucine--tRNA ligase, with the translated sequence MSFEYNFTQIEEKWQKEWEGKSLYETSEDSQAESFYALEMFPYPSGRLHMGHVRVYSIGDVMARFKRMRGYNVLHPMGWDAFGLPAENAAIEHGNIHPHDWTWDNIDQMKKQLKSMGLSYDWNRELATASPEYYRWTQWLFLQMYKNDLAYKKKSAVNWCPSCETVLANEQVVDGECERCEAAVEDKELAQWFLRITDYADQLIDDHELLEKWPDRVKEMQKNWIGRSKGLRINFPVKGFEEELEVFTTRPDTIYGATYMVLAPEHPLVEDILDRSENQEDIKARVEEMKEQQEEERTSPKSEKIGVDTGFKAINPLSGEEIPVYIANFVLMEYGTGAIMAVPGHDQRDYDFAKKYGLNIRQVIKPEAEDIEVDLEEEAFTEEGVLINSDKYSGLTSKEAFAEMARDLEEAGLGQEEVNYRLKDWLISRQRYWGAPIPIVYCDECGRVPVPEKELPVELPYEVELEAGGESPLSRNKDFLHTDCPECGQEARRETDTMDTFVDSSWYFLRYLDAGNEEVPFQKDKVNEWCPVDVYVGGVEHAILHLLYARFFTKVVRDLELADVDEPFDHYLAQGMVLKDGAKMSKSRGNVVDPLDMLSEFGADATRMFILFAAPPKKDLEWSHEGIEGLYRFIKRVWRLVKENKDILNGESAPVSDDQLTAENLEGEDRDILRFMHKSIKKVTEDVSERQTFNTAISAIMELTNEISDYISDRSPEHINGSLFRKSVENLLLLLAPFAPHVTEELWTELGNEFSIHEQSWPHYRESALEKDELEIAIQINGQVRDHMMIPAEIEEDKLKEKVLNRDKVQKYVDNDEVKKIIVVPEKLVNVVV